In the Azotosporobacter soli genome, ATTTTGATAAGGTCTTTGACTTTACTTTTGCTGCCGATCTGACCATTGTTGAAGAGACGATGGAGTTTTTGGGGCGGGTGGAGAAGACAGGCGTTATGCCGCAATTTACTTCGTGTTGTCCCGGCTGGGTCAACTTTGTGGAACGGCGTTATCCGGAGTTGATTCCGCATCTTTCGACCTGTAAGTCGCCGCAGCAAATGATGGGAGCCACCGTAAAAAATCATTTTGCGAAAATGGCTGGAGTCGATAAAAAAGAGTTGTATGTAGTTTCGATTGTTCCCTGCATCGCAAAAAAATATGAAGCGGCACGTCCGGAATTTGCGCCGGATGGGATTCGCGACGTGGATGCGGTGCTTACCTCGAGTGAGATGCTGGAGATGCTGGAACTCAAACGCATCGCAGCAGCAGATATTGCGCCGTCGCAATTTGATGAGCCGTATAAGCGTGTTTCCGGAGCGGGCGTTCTCTTTGGCGCTTCCGGCGGTGTTGCCGAAGCGGCGCTGCGCATGGCGGTTGAAAAAGTGACCGGTGAAGTGCGCGAGGAACAACTCGAATTTCAGGAGATCAGAGGTTTTAACGGCATAAAAGAAGCGACCATTGAAGCGGCCGGCAAAACGATTCGCGTAGCGGTCGTCAGCGGACTTCATAATGCGGAGCCGATTATCGAAAAAATTATCCAAGGCGTCGATGCCGGGTATGACCTGATCGAAGTGATGGCCTGTCCTGGCGGATGCATCTGCGGCGCCGGTCATCCGGTGCCGGAAAAAGCTGGTGTAATGGCAGAACGGCAACAGGTTCTCGTCGATATCGATAAAACGTCGAAATATCGTAAATCGCAAGAGAATCCCGATGTTTTACGGCTCTATGATGAGTTTTACGGTGCGGCCAATTCACCGCTTGCACATCAGCTTTTGCATACCGAGTATGCAGGAAAAAAAGAGAAACGCTAAAGTTCAGTAGGCTGGATTTGAAAAACGAAATGAGAATAAGAGGGGGCCTTTACTATGAGTAGTCAGGAAATGATCGTCGTAAAAAAAGCGGAGTTGCATCAGTTGATTAAAAATAAGTTGATGAAGGCGGGTTTGCCGGATGATCATGCGCAGGAAGTGGCGAACCATTTGAGCTATGCAGACAGCCGCGGCGTGCATTCGCATGGCGCAGTGCGTGTGGAGTATTATTCGGAACGGATCGCAAAAGGCGGCAGCAACGCGAAACCGAATTTTTCTTTCAGAAAAACAGGACCTTGTACCGGCATCTACGAAGGCGATAATGCAGTCGGCATGGTCGTGGCGAAAAACGGCATGATCGAAGCGATAAAAATGGCGAAAGAGAACGGCATTGGTTTTGTCGGCATGCGCGAACTGGGACATTGCGGAACCCTTTCTTATTTCCTGCGCATGGCTACCGATGAAAACATGATTGCGATGTCGATGTGCCAGTCCGATCCGATGGTCGTGCCTTATGGCTCCGCCGATCCTTATTTTGGCACAAACCCGATCGGTTTTGCCGCACCTTGCGCGGGGCGTTCGCCGATTGTCTTTGATATGGCGACTACCGTCGGCGCATGGGGCAAAGTGTTGGATGCCAGAGCGAAAAACAAGCCGATCCCTGAAACCTGGGCGGTAGATAAGAACGGACGTCCTACGACCGATCCATTTGCGGTAGGCGGTCTTTTGGCCATTGCCGGTTCAAAAGGCTACGGCTTGATGATGATGGTGGATATTTTGTGCGGTTCTTTGCTCGGCGTTCCATTTGGCGGTCATGTAAGCTCGATGTACGCCGACCTTTCCGCCGGACGCGAGCTGGGGCAAATTCATCTGGTCATTAATCCGGATTATTTCACGACGCTCGACACCTTCAAGAACAATGTAAGTAAGATGGTGGGAGAAATTCATGAACTCCGCCCCGCGGAAGGGTTCGACAGGGTGTTGGTTCCCGGTGAATCTTCCGAGAAGAAAGCGCTGGAATATGAGCGCAACGGAATTCCGATCGTAAAGGAAATTTATGATTATCTTGTAAGCGAAGACGTGCATTACAACCGTTACGAGGGAAAAAGCGCTTTCGCATCGGATACGCTGGATTAAAGGAAAGACAAAGGACAAGGAGTGGTCTCTCGACAACTCCTTGTCCTTTTGCTTCAATCGATGGTGTCAAAACGGGCAGCTGTTGCCATTCTGATCTACTGTCTCACGCAGAAGAAAAAGATCAAAGCAATGTCGAGCATACTTTTTTCGGCAAAAGTGTTAAAGAAAAGAAGGGGCGAATGCCTAACTATCCAATTAGATAATGAACTTCATTTAAATAGATAGTTAACATTTGCGACGATTTGTGATAGATTGTATATATTGGTGTTTTTGGCAAATAAAAAAGACGGTAAAGAAGCCGTCATTTTTTTCGCAATAATAAATGTTGACATTTTATGTTAAGGGTATTTAGTCCTGCTTTTCACTAAGCTATGGTGGATATAAAAATGAATAAGGCAAACCTGTTGAAAGATAGGGACGCAAAGCTATGGGTCTAAGGACGAGGGTCTATGACTGCCAAGTTGCCGGTTTGTAATAAACTGTACATCATTGGCATCAGTCTGTAGTCGGACGGATGCCATTCGTGTTTATAGATAGACGGAGGAGAATTCATGCTCGAAGTATTCAAGGCGGTTGAAAAAAAACGCAAGGAGTTGGAAGAATTACGGATTATCATTCAGGCGACGGGGATTACGTATCGTCAACGGGGCGAACGCTCCATAGCGGAACATGTTGAGAAATTAGAAGAGCAGGTGGAAAAAGCAGTTCAGATTTTGCGCATGGAAGCGTGAAAGGAATCTATCAGGGGCTTCACACCATAGGGAGGTTTAGATGGAGATTACAATTGATTTATATGTCACAGTATTAGGAAGCATTTTGGCGGGATTATTCGCATGCAAGCTGTACCGGAAGACCTATGTCTCGAAAAGCATGTTCCGCAAAGAACTCAAATATGTGGAGATACGATCGTGGGAAAGTAAGAGGATAGGCGGCAATAGAGAACGGTTGTTATAACCGTGAAATGGATTCATGATTGATGTTTGTTGCGACAACGGGAGGACAATGAATGAATTTGATTTCAACAAAAGATTTGGTGCCGGGCATGTGCATCGAAAATGATATGGTCGATGCGGAAGGTTTGGTGAAATTACTGGCTAAAGGGGCCGTGCTTGACCAGGCGCAGATCGAAAGGCTTGGCAATTGGGGCGCGTATGTTCGCGTAGATGATGCCGAAGCGGCGGCGCGGCGGCAAGAGCTTGCGGAAAATAAGGCGCGAACGGAGTTTGTAAACAGCTATAAGGAGACAATTGAGAAGATAACTTATACGTTTCGGCAGTTGGAAAGAAACAGATCGGTTCCTATTGTCGAAATTCTTGAGATTGTCGATCAAAAAATCAATTTCTTGGTGGAATCGATCGGTGCGTTGGATTATTTGCATGGCATACGCTGTCATAGCGAGCATACGTTTAACCACGCCTTAAATGTGGCGGTACTGACCGGAATCTTGGGCAAATGGTGCGGCTATAAAGAGGCGGAATTGCGGAACCTGATCTTAGCGGGACTACTGCACGATATTGGCAAGCTGGTTCTTCCTTTGGCGGTGCTCGATAAACCGGGACGTTTGTCGGCCGAGGAGTTTGCCATTATTAAGACGCATCCGAGGGAAGGGTATCGAGTAGTCGAAGCGGATGGACAGATTGGCGAAAATGTGAAGCAAGTGATTTTGCAGCATCACGAAAGAATGGACGGCAGCGGATATCCACGAGGGATGGTCGGCGCTGAAATTCATGAGGCGGCCAAAATTGTTTCTATCGCCGATGTCTATGATGCTATAACATCCGACCGGCCTTATCAAAAGAAAGCGACGCCGTTTAAGGCGCTCGACATCTTGCGCGAGGAAATGTTCGAAAAACTCGAGCCGAATATCTGCATGATCTTTCTCGACAGTATGCGCGATTATTTTACTGGAAGTCGGGTGCTGTTAAGTAACGGAGAAAAAGCGAAAATCATTTCATTTACGCCTAACGTCAAAAGCTTTACAAAGCCGGTTGTCTGCATGTCGAGCGGCGTGCTTGTCGATCTGCAGACAACAGACATATATATATAGCAGAAACCGACTGCTGAATGAGCGCAGTCGGTTTCTGCTATGTATAGCGTAGTCGCGCTGTTTGTATTTTAACAATAGCCTCTAAGCATAAAAGAGATGACGTTTTTATGAAGAATGTTATCTTGCGAAGAGGAAAAATAATTAGGATAAGTAAAGCGGTTGTGCTTTTGAAAAATAATTGTTAAGGTATGTGAGGTGATGGCGGATAGCCGTCAAGGTGATGCGGGACGGTGGTTGGCATGGAAAAAATGTTTCTGGAAATGATCGATCTGGCTGAACTTAAAGACCTGATGGAAGCTTTTTTTGATGTTACGGCCATACCTTGTGCAATTTTGGATATGGACGGAAAAATTCTTATCGGGATCGGCTGGCAGTCGCTTTGCGTGCAGTTCCACCGGAAGAATCCGGCTACATTGGAGCGTTGCTGCGCAAGTGATCGAGCGCTGTTATCGTTAGGGCCGGGTGGAAAGCGTTATCACTATCATGTATGTCTC is a window encoding:
- the allD gene encoding ureidoglycolate dehydrogenase — translated: MSSQEMIVVKKAELHQLIKNKLMKAGLPDDHAQEVANHLSYADSRGVHSHGAVRVEYYSERIAKGGSNAKPNFSFRKTGPCTGIYEGDNAVGMVVAKNGMIEAIKMAKENGIGFVGMRELGHCGTLSYFLRMATDENMIAMSMCQSDPMVVPYGSADPYFGTNPIGFAAPCAGRSPIVFDMATTVGAWGKVLDARAKNKPIPETWAVDKNGRPTTDPFAVGGLLAIAGSKGYGLMMMVDILCGSLLGVPFGGHVSSMYADLSAGRELGQIHLVINPDYFTTLDTFKNNVSKMVGEIHELRPAEGFDRVLVPGESSEKKALEYERNGIPIVKEIYDYLVSEDVHYNRYEGKSAFASDTLD
- a CDS encoding HD-GYP domain-containing protein, yielding MNLISTKDLVPGMCIENDMVDAEGLVKLLAKGAVLDQAQIERLGNWGAYVRVDDAEAAARRQELAENKARTEFVNSYKETIEKITYTFRQLERNRSVPIVEILEIVDQKINFLVESIGALDYLHGIRCHSEHTFNHALNVAVLTGILGKWCGYKEAELRNLILAGLLHDIGKLVLPLAVLDKPGRLSAEEFAIIKTHPREGYRVVEADGQIGENVKQVILQHHERMDGSGYPRGMVGAEIHEAAKIVSIADVYDAITSDRPYQKKATPFKALDILREEMFEKLEPNICMIFLDSMRDYFTGSRVLLSNGEKAKIISFTPNVKSFTKPVVCMSSGVLVDLQTTDIYI